The following are encoded together in the Citrus sinensis cultivar Valencia sweet orange chromosome 1, DVS_A1.0, whole genome shotgun sequence genome:
- the LOC102611623 gene encoding divinyl chlorophyllide a 8-vinyl-reductase, chloroplastic, translating into MSLGFSFNMFSIQSPKSQILSRTRLSSQFINQTQVKSAPYTLSDYHVNSSQPFKLSTSSKRFNPITASTAVEATTSSFRNKNPKDINILVVGSTGYIGKFVVKELVSRGFNVIAIAREKSGIRGRNDKEETLNQLQGASVCFSDVTNLESLEKSLENLGTSIDVVVSCLASRSGGVKDSWKIDYEANRNSLVAGRNCGASHFVLLSAICVQKPLLEFQRAKLKFEAEMMKVAEEDSGFTYSIVRPTAFFKSLGGQVELVKEGKPYVMFGDGKLCACKPISEQDLASFIADCVLSEDKINQILPIGGPGKALTPLEQGEILFRLLGKEPKFLKVPIGIMDFAIGVLDFLVKIFPSLEDAAEFGKIGRYYAAESMLILDPETGEYSAEKTPSYGKDTLEEFFERVLREGMAGQELGEQTIF; encoded by the coding sequence ATGTCACTTGGCTTCTCCTTCAATATGTTTAGTATCCAGTCACCGAAGAGTCAAATCTTAAGCAGAACTCGTTTGTCTTCTCAGTTTATTAATCAAACTCAGGTAAAATCTGCACCTTACACATTATCAGATTATCATGTAAATTCATCACAACCCTTTAAGCTTAGCACTAGCAGTAAAAGATTCAACCCCATTACAGCTTCCACAGCTGTTGAAGCCACCACATCTTCATTTAGAAACAAGAATCCAAAGGATATTAACATTTTAGTGGTGGGTTCAACTGGGTATATTGGAAAATTTGTGGTTAAAGAATTGGTCAGCAGGGGCTTTAATGTTATAGCCATTGCTAGAGAAAAAAGTGGAATTAGAGGTAGAAATGATAAAGAAGAGACCTTGAATCAGTTGCAAGGAGCCAGTGTTTGCTTTTCGGATGTGACCAATTTGGAGTCTTTGGAGAAATCGTTGGAAAATTTAGGAACTTCAATAGATGTTGTTGTGTCTTGTCTTGCAAGTCGCAGTGGTGGCGTGAAAGATTCGTGGAAAATTGATTATGAGGCAAATAGGAACAGTCTTGTTGCTGGTAGGAATTGTGGGGCTTCACATTTTGTATTGCTTTCTGCAATATGTGTGCAGAAGCCCCTTCTTGAGTTTCAGCGTGCAAAGCTGAAATTTGAGGCTGAAATGATGAAAGTAGCCGAAGAAGATAGTGGGTTCACCTATAGTATTGTGAGGCCAACTGCATTCTTTAAAAGTTTAGGGGGTCAGGTTGAGTTGGTGAAAGAGGGGAAGCCTTATGTAATGTTTGGAGATGGAAAGTTGTGTGCTTGTAAGCCGATTAGCGAGCAAGATCTGGCTTCATTTATAGCAGATTGTGTGTTGAGTGAAGATAAGATTAATCAAATATTGCCAATTGGAGGTCCAGGGAAAGCTTTAACACCATTAGAGCAAGGGGAGATTCTATTTAGACTTTTGGGGAAGGAACCGAAGTTCTTGAAAGTGCCAATTGGGATCATGGACTTTGCAATTGGGGTTCTTGATTTCCTTGTCAAGATCTTTCCTTCCCTGGAAGACGCAGCTGAGTTTGGGAAAATAGGAAGGTATTATGCGGCTGAGAGTATGTTGATTTTGGATCCTGAGACTGGTGAATATAGTGCTGAAAAGACACCAAGTTACGGCAAGGACACACTGGAGGAATTCTTTGAAAGGGTTCTCAGGGAAGGGATGGCGGGTCAGGAACTAGGGGAACAAACAATTTTCTAG
- the LOC107178393 gene encoding CASP-like protein 1D1 gives MASLDNPASELKNVTPRPSRVIYFRIDIALRILLFVFSFVAILLIVTSKQTNLFPVPGTTFSVKIPAKFTYFPAFIYLFVALLVACLYSFITALTSLSAIRKLAYRKRLLLLIAFLDTLMLGVVASAIGAALAVAYIGLKGNSHAGWNKVANAGYDKFIKHTATAIALSIFAVTDLVTLTMHSTYTLYKGVHD, from the exons ATGGCGTCCCTCGATAACCCAGCATCCGAGCTAAAAAATGTAACTCCTCGACCTAGTCGAGTAATCTATTTTCGCATTGACATTGCTCTTAGGATCTTATtgtttgtgttttcttttgttgcaATTCTTCTCATTGTCACTAGCAAGCAAACAAATCTTTTCCCGGTGCCCGGAACAACTTTTTCAGTGAAAATTCCTGCCAAGTTTACTTATTTTCCAGCCTTCAT ATATCTTTTCGTAGCATTGTTAGTGGCTTGCCTGTACAGTTTCATTACAGCACTCACATCTCTTTCGGCAATCCGCAAGCTAGCTTATCGGAAAAGGTTATTGCTTCTGATTGCATTTTTGGACACG TTGATGCTGGGGGTGGTAGCTTCAGCAATAGGTGCTGCACTAGCAGTTGCATATATAGGACTTAAAGGCAACAGTCATGCCGGATGGAATAAGGTGGCCAATGCTGGTTACGACAAGTTTATTAAACACACAGCAACTGCCATTGCTCTCTCCATTTTTGCTGTCACTGATCTTGTTACGCTCACCATGCATTCCACTTACACCCTTTACAAAGGGGTCCACGACTAG
- the LOC102619259 gene encoding CASP-like protein 1D1, whose product MATHDRQAAVISYEAPQSGSRVNYFPIDASLRFLLFSACLVSVIVMVTSKQTERAPVSGVLPFLTLRVPAKFNYSPAFIYFVAALSVAGLYSIIAMLASISAIKNPSRKVLLMLAFWDVVMLGVVASATAASGAVAYIGLKGNDHIGWRKMCNVFDKFCRHIASATAVSLVAAILLVLLSMISTYSLYKRIHD is encoded by the exons ATGGCAACTCATGATAGGCAAGCGGCAGTAATATCATATGAAGCACCACAGAGCGGTAGTCGTGTAAACTATTTTCCAATTGATGCATCACTTAGGTTCTTATTGTTCTCAGCTTGTTTAGTTTCTGTAATTGTAATGGTCACTAGCAAGCAAACCGAGCGCGCACCTGTCTCGGGAGTCTTGCCCTTTCTGACACTCAGAGTTCCAGCCAAGTTTAATTACTCCCCTGCTTTCAT ATACTTCGTGGCTGCATTATCTGTGGCTGGCCTGTACAGTATCATCGCAATGCTTGCTTCAATTTCCGCCATAAAAAACCCATCTAGAAAGGTCTTGCTCATGTTGGCATTTTGGGACGTG GTGATGCTGGGGGTGGTAGCTTCAGCAACGGCGGCGTCGGGGGCGGTTGCGTACATCGGATTAAAAGGCAACGACCACATTGGATGGAGAAAGATGTGCAACGTTTTCGACAAGTTCTGTAGGCACATAGCAAGCGCCACAGCGGTCTCACTGGTGGCTGCAATTCTTCTTGTTCTGCTCTCTATGATTTCCACTTACTCCCTTTACAAACGGATCCATGATTAA